The following are encoded together in the Pseudodesulfovibrio indicus genome:
- a CDS encoding glycosyltransferase family 9 protein — protein sequence MDEKPILILQMQRMGDLILSYPLMLWLARRYPGHPIFVAAEKIFYEPLMRLSPQATYFPWSGADVLRKYDFEMVINLSVQAKAAVLAGQVRAETKLGPVESADGTRYVHGDWQLYRSSLVGNNLYNRFHWAELNGLDAISHMEIAATTLSAPRTLPGSNKVGLFLGASDAAKRPSAEFWAALVDELHARSLRPILFGGPAEKDLGLEVVRLAKGPALNLCATLGLDEFGAVGQALGLFITPDTGPMHLAAWTGLKCLNLSMGNVNPWETGPLAPGHYVLRADMDCAKGCWHCTRDSLLCHDPFKPGRVAALARQLLAAPTPGRLGKLELPGLSLSETGKSGLGLYALKRLGKAAPDAEQLASDFWQTWFGHLFGLWGEGKPAGAWKRLAESAEETAGSLLAHVPEISRQFKHGLKSGAVLDKSFWAESPPMARPFTGFAHMYLENNDYSRPAWAHVLALLERLVAACR from the coding sequence ATGGACGAGAAGCCGATCCTCATACTCCAGATGCAGCGCATGGGGGACCTGATACTCTCCTATCCGCTCATGCTCTGGCTGGCCCGGCGCTACCCCGGCCACCCCATTTTCGTGGCCGCCGAGAAGATCTTCTACGAGCCGCTCATGCGCCTCTCCCCCCAGGCCACCTATTTCCCCTGGTCTGGGGCGGACGTGCTCAGGAAGTACGACTTCGAGATGGTCATCAACCTTTCGGTCCAGGCCAAGGCCGCGGTCCTCGCGGGGCAGGTCCGGGCCGAAACCAAGCTCGGCCCGGTGGAGAGCGCGGACGGCACGCGCTACGTGCACGGCGACTGGCAGCTCTACCGCTCGTCCCTGGTGGGCAACAATCTCTACAACCGGTTCCACTGGGCCGAACTGAACGGGCTGGACGCCATCTCCCATATGGAAATAGCCGCCACGACCCTGTCGGCCCCCCGAACCCTGCCCGGCTCCAACAAGGTGGGGCTGTTCCTGGGAGCCAGCGACGCGGCCAAGCGGCCCAGCGCCGAATTCTGGGCCGCCCTGGTGGACGAGCTGCACGCCCGCTCCCTGCGGCCCATCCTGTTCGGCGGCCCGGCCGAGAAGGATTTGGGCCTGGAGGTGGTCCGGCTGGCCAAGGGACCGGCCCTGAACCTCTGCGCGACCCTGGGGCTGGACGAATTCGGGGCCGTGGGCCAGGCCCTCGGGCTGTTCATCACCCCGGACACCGGCCCCATGCACCTGGCCGCCTGGACCGGGCTGAAATGCCTGAACCTGTCCATGGGCAACGTCAATCCGTGGGAGACCGGCCCGCTCGCCCCGGGCCACTACGTGCTCCGGGCCGACATGGACTGCGCCAAGGGATGCTGGCACTGCACCCGGGATTCCCTGCTCTGCCACGATCCGTTCAAGCCGGGCAGGGTGGCCGCCCTGGCGCGCCAGCTGCTGGCCGCGCCCACCCCCGGGCGGCTGGGCAAGCTGGAGCTGCCGGGGCTGTCCCTGTCCGAGACCGGCAAGTCCGGCCTCGGCCTCTACGCCTTGAAACGGCTGGGCAAAGCCGCGCCCGATGCCGAGCAGCTCGCTTCGGACTTCTGGCAGACCTGGTTCGGCCACCTGTTCGGGCTGTGGGGCGAGGGCAAACCCGCCGGGGCCTGGAAACGCCTTGCCGAGTCTGCGGAGGAGACCGCCGGTTCGCTGCTGGCCCACGTCCCGGAGATCAGCCGTCAGTTCAAGCACGGCCTCAAGTCCGGGGCCGTGCTGGACAAGTCCTTCTGGGCCGAAAGCCCGCCCATGGCCCGCCCCTTTACCGGATTCGCCCACATGTACCTGGAAAACAACGACTACTCCCGCCCTGCCTGGGCGCACGTGCTGGCCCTGTTGGAGCGGCTGGTCGCCGCCTGCCGCTAG
- a CDS encoding flagellar hook-length control protein FliK, protein MQNIPGTATEVVSEAAKLVKLATTGKSGTKTAYDGSKDDRRALFAELFNEHTEMVEDELAMAPVSSREKMLDSAPKVKDEEEKTPSSVAGTKARTGTEEKTQDKSLESRMTQEDLDAVKEDLQAYGMSDEEIAAIEKEVNSEEGLTWGKFVATVAKKMADLRKAEMSDEQKASLAGFFNKIGFSEKESAKLISQLEKGNVDQVLKQVEAKIDSLSGDKQLLFTKDEVEAFVSAMGLSKEFVNQVQELFATNSLPKDVKAAFTKISQEMAGLDKKDQKLVRALGKAFAASMGDANKESTAAAQLEAAVDLKPRVADHKNDSEAREEMADAFNSRRESSGDDAARRNVQQADAGKAAIKADANTRDDAGAQGKDEDYEAEHDRKWNNAYAQGGEDAARAEEKASGNLRAASADTSAKTVAAQQTAATAAAKAAEKVSPPKVMRQVDQAILKTLSNGAKQLTIQLTPENLGKLSVVLSVQGKEVSATIRTEHADTTKVIADNLDIIKNSLESQGLKVDKLEVQTGLADNSNHNGWFGESEHNLYREREAMVAMRNHMRSMREQNGTGLARDMQSVGERAISSDHGLHIIA, encoded by the coding sequence ATGCAGAATATTCCCGGCACCGCCACAGAAGTCGTTTCCGAAGCGGCCAAGCTCGTCAAGCTGGCCACCACCGGCAAGAGCGGCACCAAGACCGCATACGACGGATCCAAGGACGACAGGCGCGCCCTTTTTGCCGAGCTGTTCAACGAGCACACGGAGATGGTCGAGGACGAACTGGCCATGGCACCGGTCTCGAGCAGGGAGAAGATGCTCGACTCCGCACCCAAGGTGAAGGACGAGGAAGAGAAGACGCCCTCCAGCGTCGCGGGAACCAAGGCCCGGACCGGGACCGAGGAAAAGACGCAGGACAAGTCCCTGGAAAGCCGCATGACCCAGGAGGACCTGGACGCGGTCAAGGAGGACCTCCAGGCCTACGGCATGTCCGACGAGGAAATCGCCGCCATCGAGAAGGAGGTCAACTCCGAAGAAGGGCTGACCTGGGGCAAGTTCGTGGCCACCGTGGCCAAGAAGATGGCCGACCTGCGCAAGGCCGAGATGAGCGACGAGCAGAAGGCCAGCCTGGCCGGATTCTTCAACAAGATCGGCTTCTCCGAAAAGGAGAGCGCCAAGCTCATTTCCCAGCTGGAGAAGGGCAACGTGGACCAGGTCCTGAAGCAGGTGGAGGCCAAGATCGACTCCCTGTCCGGGGACAAACAGCTCCTGTTCACCAAGGACGAGGTCGAGGCGTTCGTCTCGGCCATGGGGCTGTCCAAGGAATTCGTCAATCAGGTCCAGGAACTCTTCGCCACCAACAGCCTGCCCAAGGACGTCAAGGCCGCTTTTACCAAGATCAGCCAGGAGATGGCCGGTCTGGACAAGAAGGACCAGAAGCTGGTCCGCGCCCTGGGCAAGGCCTTTGCCGCCTCCATGGGTGACGCGAACAAGGAATCCACCGCCGCCGCACAGCTTGAGGCGGCCGTCGACCTGAAGCCGCGCGTGGCCGACCACAAGAACGACTCCGAGGCCCGCGAGGAGATGGCCGATGCCTTCAACTCGCGCCGGGAATCCTCCGGGGACGACGCCGCCCGCCGGAACGTGCAGCAGGCCGACGCCGGAAAGGCGGCGATCAAGGCCGACGCCAATACCCGGGATGACGCCGGGGCCCAGGGCAAGGACGAGGACTACGAGGCCGAACACGACCGCAAGTGGAACAACGCCTATGCCCAGGGAGGCGAGGATGCCGCCCGCGCCGAAGAGAAGGCGTCCGGGAACCTGCGCGCCGCCAGCGCCGACACCTCGGCCAAGACCGTGGCCGCCCAGCAGACCGCAGCGACCGCCGCAGCCAAGGCGGCGGAAAAAGTTTCCCCCCCCAAGGTCATGCGCCAGGTGGACCAGGCGATCCTCAAGACCCTGAGCAACGGGGCCAAGCAGCTCACCATCCAGCTCACCCCGGAGAACCTCGGCAAGCTGTCCGTGGTCCTCTCGGTCCAGGGCAAGGAGGTCAGCGCGACCATCCGCACCGAGCACGCCGACACCACCAAGGTCATCGCGGACAATCTCGACATCATTAAGAATTCTTTAGAATCTCAAGGGCTGAAGGTCGACAAGCTGGAGGTCCAGACCGGGCTTGCCGACAACTCCAACCACAATGGCTGGTTCGGCGAAAGCGAACACAACCTGTATCGCGAGCGCGAGGCCATGGTCGCCATGCGCAACCACATGCGCTCCATGCGGGAGCAGAACGGCACCGGTTTGGCCCGCGACATGCAATCTGTCGGGGAACGGGCAATTAGTTCCGACCACGGTTTGCACATTATCGCCTAA
- a CDS encoding flagellar hook assembly protein FlgD → MGYVDTTGVYLGAQEERLAASNAPDEHKTSLDQDSFLTILVAQLTHQDPLNPMEDTEMTSQLAQFSSLEQLTSINSGISALNETMAQDDMLTAVSFIGKEVKAEGYKVSLDDGNASTIYYGFGETVTRIMMNIYDSEGAIVRTVELGSKEAGTYQYTWDGKDENGNQLDDGQYGVGILGEDTGGDYVMVQTEISGRVDAVVNENGTQYLRLADGRFVNLLNVKEVVDPDASSVVDPTDTSGEDGEAGA, encoded by the coding sequence ATGGGTTATGTAGATACAACGGGCGTCTATCTCGGAGCGCAGGAAGAACGTCTTGCCGCCTCCAATGCGCCGGACGAGCACAAGACCAGCCTGGACCAGGACTCGTTCCTGACCATTCTCGTGGCCCAGCTCACGCACCAGGATCCCCTCAATCCCATGGAGGACACCGAGATGACCTCCCAGCTTGCGCAGTTCTCCAGCCTGGAGCAGTTGACCAGCATCAACAGCGGCATCTCCGCCCTCAACGAGACCATGGCCCAGGACGACATGCTCACCGCGGTCAGCTTCATCGGCAAGGAAGTCAAGGCCGAGGGCTACAAGGTCAGCCTGGACGACGGCAACGCCTCGACCATCTACTACGGCTTCGGCGAAACCGTGACCCGCATCATGATGAACATCTACGACAGCGAGGGCGCCATCGTCCGCACCGTGGAGCTCGGCAGCAAGGAAGCCGGGACCTACCAGTACACCTGGGACGGCAAGGACGAGAACGGCAACCAGCTGGACGACGGCCAGTACGGCGTGGGCATCCTGGGCGAGGACACCGGCGGCGATTACGTCATGGTCCAGACCGAAATTTCCGGGCGCGTGGACGCGGTGGTCAACGAGAACGGCACCCAGTACCTGCGGTTGGCCGACGGTCGGTTCGTCAACCTGCTCAACGTCAAGGAAGTCGTCGATCCCGACGCCTCGAGCGTGGTGGATCCCACCGACACCTCGGGCGAAGACGGGGAAGCCGGGGCCTAG
- a CDS encoding flagellar hook protein FlgE has translation MGLGASLYSGISGLTVHSERMTVIGNNLANVNTTGFKGAMMQFEDLASADFATVNGVGQVGRGVRVSTVYSDWGQGAFESSTAATDMAISGDGLFVVSPPGEDMKYYTRAGNFRFDQDGYLVDPHGYVLQGWEIQRDSTTVTTTTSSTTQSTSSARIIGTPTDIRMENFQSEPKATTNVSIVTNLDPTAADGSTSGTDPYFAMFNNWDGTQETPLAGTLYAYSTTLKVYDDIGTAHNLTVYFDPVEMSNAGGDTVWEFMVTCEPNADRRVLSGADGLMTPIGQGGTSAAGVLMIGTLTFTTGQLSGMSAYTLKSNGGANIKDLNNWDLADFSTSGYPVCTANFLGKSNASTAESVNATPLQIDFGISNKDLSSNTGGPVTIGWGGGLGTLPTTAADVGNNISNTGYLANFKDPAVSALATQSYDTGGSSTLYQSQNGYSAGILQNISVSREGVISGHYSNGQVLELYAVTLATFTNQHGLRREGGNLFTETLESGPALTGQAGSTGKGTIDGNALEQSNVDMATEFVRMITTQRGFQANTKVITTVDSMLGEVIAMKR, from the coding sequence ATGGGTTTAGGAGCATCACTCTACTCGGGCATTTCCGGCCTGACGGTCCACTCCGAAAGGATGACGGTCATCGGCAACAACCTGGCCAACGTGAACACCACGGGCTTCAAGGGTGCCATGATGCAGTTCGAGGACCTTGCCAGTGCCGACTTCGCCACGGTCAACGGCGTCGGCCAGGTCGGGCGCGGCGTGCGCGTGTCCACCGTCTATTCGGACTGGGGACAGGGGGCCTTCGAGTCCTCGACGGCGGCCACGGACATGGCCATCTCCGGCGATGGACTCTTCGTTGTCTCTCCCCCCGGCGAGGACATGAAATATTACACCCGGGCGGGCAACTTCCGCTTCGATCAGGACGGCTACCTGGTCGACCCCCACGGCTACGTGCTGCAGGGGTGGGAAATCCAGCGCGACTCCACCACGGTGACGACCACCACGTCGTCCACCACGCAGTCCACGAGTTCCGCGCGCATCATCGGCACCCCCACGGATATCCGCATGGAGAACTTCCAGTCCGAGCCGAAGGCGACCACCAACGTGTCCATCGTCACCAACCTGGACCCCACGGCGGCCGACGGCTCCACCAGCGGAACCGACCCGTATTTCGCCATGTTCAACAACTGGGACGGCACCCAGGAGACTCCGCTGGCCGGGACCCTGTACGCCTACTCCACCACCCTGAAGGTGTATGACGACATCGGCACCGCCCACAACCTGACTGTGTACTTCGACCCGGTCGAGATGAGCAACGCGGGCGGCGACACGGTGTGGGAATTCATGGTCACCTGCGAACCCAATGCGGATCGCCGCGTCCTGTCGGGCGCCGACGGCCTGATGACCCCCATCGGCCAGGGCGGCACCTCCGCCGCAGGTGTGCTGATGATCGGCACCCTGACCTTCACCACCGGCCAGCTGTCCGGCATGTCCGCCTACACGCTCAAGTCAAACGGCGGTGCCAACATCAAGGACCTGAACAACTGGGATCTGGCGGACTTCTCCACCAGCGGCTACCCGGTCTGCACGGCCAACTTCCTGGGCAAGTCAAACGCCTCGACCGCCGAGTCCGTGAACGCAACGCCCCTTCAGATCGATTTCGGCATCTCCAACAAGGATTTGTCGAGCAACACCGGCGGCCCCGTAACCATCGGCTGGGGCGGAGGACTGGGTACTTTGCCCACCACAGCGGCCGATGTTGGAAACAACATCAGCAATACCGGCTACCTGGCCAACTTCAAGGACCCGGCGGTCTCGGCGCTGGCCACCCAGAGCTACGACACCGGCGGCTCCTCCACCCTGTACCAGAGCCAGAACGGCTACTCCGCCGGCATCCTGCAGAACATCTCGGTCTCGCGCGAGGGCGTCATCTCCGGCCACTATTCCAACGGCCAGGTGCTGGAGCTCTACGCCGTGACCCTGGCGACCTTCACCAACCAGCACGGCCTGCGCCGTGAGGGCGGCAACCTGTTCACCGAGACCCTGGAGTCCGGCCCGGCCCTGACCGGCCAGGCGGGTTCCACCGGCAAGGGGACCATCGACGGCAACGCCCTGGAACAGTCCAACGTGGACATGGCCACGGAATTCGTGCGGATGATCACCACCCAGCGCGGCTTCCAGGCCAACACCAAGGTGATCACCACCGTGGATTCCATGCTCGGCGAAGTCATCGCCATGAAGCGATAA
- a CDS encoding Mor transcription activator family protein encodes MSNESKTRQRAAALLIDLADRIADRARKDLKIPKAQAEEFGADVADYVGEAYGGQNFYIPMDMIGRIRTRDSQIYDEFTGDNQEELAIKYGLSTQHIYRILRREGERRRVKQHALPF; translated from the coding sequence ATGAGCAACGAATCCAAAACCAGACAGCGCGCAGCGGCACTCTTGATTGACTTGGCCGACCGTATCGCCGACCGGGCTCGGAAGGACCTTAAGATTCCGAAAGCTCAAGCTGAAGAGTTCGGTGCGGATGTAGCGGATTACGTCGGCGAGGCTTATGGAGGGCAGAACTTCTATATCCCCATGGACATGATCGGTCGAATTCGCACTAGGGACTCTCAAATCTACGACGAGTTCACCGGCGACAACCAGGAAGAACTGGCGATCAAGTACGGATTGTCAACGCAGCACATCTACCGTATTCTCCGTAGAGAAGGTGAGCGCCGCCGCGTCAAGCAACACGCCTTGCCATTCTGA
- a CDS encoding regulatory protein GemA, which produces MTTVSTWRTNLIRKAKTLQKRVLVMPDEDYRFMLEDRYKQSSTADLTMEQLQDLVTHLDVMAGNSAKQRPSRPDAQAQKIWALWQALHEAGVVRDPSEAAINAYVKRMTRRGKASGVESYRWLNHYQASGIIEALKKWSQRVG; this is translated from the coding sequence ATGACGACGGTATCAACCTGGAGGACCAACCTCATACGCAAGGCCAAGACGCTGCAAAAGCGCGTCCTGGTCATGCCCGACGAGGATTATCGTTTTATGTTGGAGGATAGGTACAAACAGTCCTCCACGGCTGACCTGACCATGGAGCAGCTCCAGGACCTCGTGACTCACCTGGACGTCATGGCGGGCAACAGTGCAAAGCAACGACCGTCCCGGCCCGACGCCCAGGCTCAAAAGATTTGGGCGCTCTGGCAGGCGCTCCATGAAGCCGGAGTTGTCCGCGATCCGAGTGAGGCGGCCATCAATGCCTACGTCAAACGCATGACCCGGCGCGGCAAAGCATCCGGCGTCGAGTCCTACCGGTGGCTGAATCATTACCAGGCCAGCGGTATCATTGAGGCGCTCAAGAAATGGTCGCAACGCGTGGGGTAG